The proteins below are encoded in one region of Helicoverpa armigera isolate CAAS_96S chromosome 11, ASM3070526v1, whole genome shotgun sequence:
- the LOC110370169 gene encoding uncharacterized protein LOC110370169 isoform X1, producing MSSTSSPAVRKIVLNTLLETDHYGGLIKELTCTKCNTYMRPPIHLCVDGHSLCGKCYEKSYQCHICKKEYSTIRSTALESLANKVLFPCTNPGCPKHAVLTQLDKHYAHCQFRIIDCFMARVYGDCKWKGRAGDWMDHCFMEHSEKVTELPFITVKNRWDAKRTEPVLNYFLLRCYDRIFNVYQIYDKRGGRMMWTVLVNDDHAEKFYFEVDIFLPNLPSKRIVYRRPCKCEKDADFLEHTQNVYIPVENVFSMLDEDESVNFIVRIGEVENLPIFDTPTPSESIILLHNDDRKDE from the exons TAGTTCTCAACACATTGCTCGAGACGGATCACTACGGAGGCCTGATCAAGGAGTTGACTTGTACCAAATGTAACACTTACATGAGACCACCCATCCACCTCTGCGTGGATGGGCATAGTCTGTGCGGCAAATGCTATGAGAAGAGCTACCAGTGTCATATATGCAAG AAAGAATACTCCACGATCAGATCGACGGCGCTCGAGTCGTTGGCGAACAAGGTTCTGTTCCCGTGCACGAACCCGGGTTGTCCCAAACATGCGGTGCTCACCCAGCTTGACAAGCACTATGCGCACTGCCAGTTCCGCATCATTGATTGCTTCATGGCTAGAGTTTATG GGGACTGCAAATGGAAAGGTCGTGCCGGCGACTGGATGGACCATTGTTTCATGGAACATAGTGAGAAGGTCACAGAACTCCCATTTATCACTGTGAAAAACCGATGGGACGCGAAGAGAACGGAGCCTGTGCTCAACTACTTTCTACTGAGGTGTTACGACCGAATATTCAATGTGTACCAGATTTATGATAAGAGAGGAG GAAGAATGATGTGGACAGTGCTCGTGAACGATGACCACGCtgagaaattttattttgaagtggaCATCTTCCTGCCAAACCTACCGAGCAAAAGGATTGTTTATAG ACGGCCATGCAAGTGCGAGAAAGATGCAGACTTTCTGGAGCACACTCAGAACGTGTACATTCCCGTAGAGAACGTGTTCTCTATGTTAGACGAGGATGAGTCTGTCAACTTTATTGTCAGAATTG GTGAGGTAGAAAATCTGCCGATTTTCGATACTCCTACTCCCAGTGAGAGCATCATTTTACTTCACAACGATGACCGCAAGGATGAATAA
- the LOC110370169 gene encoding uncharacterized protein LOC110370169 isoform X2, whose protein sequence is MSIMGSKLDLSVVLNTLLETDHYGGLIKELTCTKCNTYMRPPIHLCVDGHSLCGKCYEKSYQCHICKKEYSTIRSTALESLANKVLFPCTNPGCPKHAVLTQLDKHYAHCQFRIIDCFMARVYGDCKWKGRAGDWMDHCFMEHSEKVTELPFITVKNRWDAKRTEPVLNYFLLRCYDRIFNVYQIYDKRGGRMMWTVLVNDDHAEKFYFEVDIFLPNLPSKRIVYRRPCKCEKDADFLEHTQNVYIPVENVFSMLDEDESVNFIVRIGEVENLPIFDTPTPSESIILLHNDDRKDE, encoded by the exons TAGTTCTCAACACATTGCTCGAGACGGATCACTACGGAGGCCTGATCAAGGAGTTGACTTGTACCAAATGTAACACTTACATGAGACCACCCATCCACCTCTGCGTGGATGGGCATAGTCTGTGCGGCAAATGCTATGAGAAGAGCTACCAGTGTCATATATGCAAG AAAGAATACTCCACGATCAGATCGACGGCGCTCGAGTCGTTGGCGAACAAGGTTCTGTTCCCGTGCACGAACCCGGGTTGTCCCAAACATGCGGTGCTCACCCAGCTTGACAAGCACTATGCGCACTGCCAGTTCCGCATCATTGATTGCTTCATGGCTAGAGTTTATG GGGACTGCAAATGGAAAGGTCGTGCCGGCGACTGGATGGACCATTGTTTCATGGAACATAGTGAGAAGGTCACAGAACTCCCATTTATCACTGTGAAAAACCGATGGGACGCGAAGAGAACGGAGCCTGTGCTCAACTACTTTCTACTGAGGTGTTACGACCGAATATTCAATGTGTACCAGATTTATGATAAGAGAGGAG GAAGAATGATGTGGACAGTGCTCGTGAACGATGACCACGCtgagaaattttattttgaagtggaCATCTTCCTGCCAAACCTACCGAGCAAAAGGATTGTTTATAG ACGGCCATGCAAGTGCGAGAAAGATGCAGACTTTCTGGAGCACACTCAGAACGTGTACATTCCCGTAGAGAACGTGTTCTCTATGTTAGACGAGGATGAGTCTGTCAACTTTATTGTCAGAATTG GTGAGGTAGAAAATCTGCCGATTTTCGATACTCCTACTCCCAGTGAGAGCATCATTTTACTTCACAACGATGACCGCAAGGATGAATAA
- the LOC110370169 gene encoding uncharacterized protein LOC110370169 isoform X5, producing MSSTSSPAVRKIVLNTLLETDHYGGLIKELTCTKCNTYMRPPIHLCVDGHSLCGKCYEKSYQCHICKKEYSTIRSTALESLANKVLFPCTNPGCPKHAVLTQLDKHYAHCQFRIIDCFMARVYGDCKWKGRAGDWMDHCFMEHSEKVTELPFITVKNRWDAKRTEPVLNYFLLRCYDRIFNVYQIYDKRGGRMMWTVLVNDDHAEKFYFEVDIFLPNLPSKRIVYRRPCKCEKDADFLEHTQNVYIPVENVFSMLDEDESVNFIVRIGMRFVEKWWFTYQDT from the exons TAGTTCTCAACACATTGCTCGAGACGGATCACTACGGAGGCCTGATCAAGGAGTTGACTTGTACCAAATGTAACACTTACATGAGACCACCCATCCACCTCTGCGTGGATGGGCATAGTCTGTGCGGCAAATGCTATGAGAAGAGCTACCAGTGTCATATATGCAAG AAAGAATACTCCACGATCAGATCGACGGCGCTCGAGTCGTTGGCGAACAAGGTTCTGTTCCCGTGCACGAACCCGGGTTGTCCCAAACATGCGGTGCTCACCCAGCTTGACAAGCACTATGCGCACTGCCAGTTCCGCATCATTGATTGCTTCATGGCTAGAGTTTATG GGGACTGCAAATGGAAAGGTCGTGCCGGCGACTGGATGGACCATTGTTTCATGGAACATAGTGAGAAGGTCACAGAACTCCCATTTATCACTGTGAAAAACCGATGGGACGCGAAGAGAACGGAGCCTGTGCTCAACTACTTTCTACTGAGGTGTTACGACCGAATATTCAATGTGTACCAGATTTATGATAAGAGAGGAG GAAGAATGATGTGGACAGTGCTCGTGAACGATGACCACGCtgagaaattttattttgaagtggaCATCTTCCTGCCAAACCTACCGAGCAAAAGGATTGTTTATAG ACGGCCATGCAAGTGCGAGAAAGATGCAGACTTTCTGGAGCACACTCAGAACGTGTACATTCCCGTAGAGAACGTGTTCTCTATGTTAGACGAGGATGAGTCTGTCAACTTTATTGTCAGAATTG GTATGCGTTTTGTAGAAAAATGGTGGTTTACGTACCAAGACACATAA
- the LOC110370169 gene encoding uncharacterized protein LOC110370169 isoform X6, translating to MSSTSSPAVRKIVLNTLLETDHYGGLIKELTCTKCNTYMRPPIHLCVDGHSLCGKCYEKSYQCHICKKEYSTIRSTALESLANKVLFPCTNPGCPKHAVLTQLDKHYAHCQFRIIDCFMARVYGDCKWKGRAGDWMDHCFMEHSEKVTELPFITVKNRWDAKRTEPVLNYFLLRCYDRIFNVYQIYDKRGGRMMWTVLVNDDHAEKFYFEVDIFLPNLPSKRIVYRRPCKCEKDADFLEHTQNVYIPVENVFSMLDEDESVNFIVRIEKWWFTYQDT from the exons TAGTTCTCAACACATTGCTCGAGACGGATCACTACGGAGGCCTGATCAAGGAGTTGACTTGTACCAAATGTAACACTTACATGAGACCACCCATCCACCTCTGCGTGGATGGGCATAGTCTGTGCGGCAAATGCTATGAGAAGAGCTACCAGTGTCATATATGCAAG AAAGAATACTCCACGATCAGATCGACGGCGCTCGAGTCGTTGGCGAACAAGGTTCTGTTCCCGTGCACGAACCCGGGTTGTCCCAAACATGCGGTGCTCACCCAGCTTGACAAGCACTATGCGCACTGCCAGTTCCGCATCATTGATTGCTTCATGGCTAGAGTTTATG GGGACTGCAAATGGAAAGGTCGTGCCGGCGACTGGATGGACCATTGTTTCATGGAACATAGTGAGAAGGTCACAGAACTCCCATTTATCACTGTGAAAAACCGATGGGACGCGAAGAGAACGGAGCCTGTGCTCAACTACTTTCTACTGAGGTGTTACGACCGAATATTCAATGTGTACCAGATTTATGATAAGAGAGGAG GAAGAATGATGTGGACAGTGCTCGTGAACGATGACCACGCtgagaaattttattttgaagtggaCATCTTCCTGCCAAACCTACCGAGCAAAAGGATTGTTTATAG ACGGCCATGCAAGTGCGAGAAAGATGCAGACTTTCTGGAGCACACTCAGAACGTGTACATTCCCGTAGAGAACGTGTTCTCTATGTTAGACGAGGATGAGTCTGTCAACTTTATTGTCAGAATTG AAAAATGGTGGTTTACGTACCAAGACACATAA
- the LOC110370169 gene encoding uncharacterized protein LOC110370169 isoform X4: MSSTSSPAVRKILNTLLETDHYGGLIKELTCTKCNTYMRPPIHLCVDGHSLCGKCYEKSYQCHICKKEYSTIRSTALESLANKVLFPCTNPGCPKHAVLTQLDKHYAHCQFRIIDCFMARVYGDCKWKGRAGDWMDHCFMEHSEKVTELPFITVKNRWDAKRTEPVLNYFLLRCYDRIFNVYQIYDKRGGRMMWTVLVNDDHAEKFYFEVDIFLPNLPSKRIVYRRPCKCEKDADFLEHTQNVYIPVENVFSMLDEDESVNFIVRIGEVENLPIFDTPTPSESIILLHNDDRKDE; this comes from the exons TTCTCAACACATTGCTCGAGACGGATCACTACGGAGGCCTGATCAAGGAGTTGACTTGTACCAAATGTAACACTTACATGAGACCACCCATCCACCTCTGCGTGGATGGGCATAGTCTGTGCGGCAAATGCTATGAGAAGAGCTACCAGTGTCATATATGCAAG AAAGAATACTCCACGATCAGATCGACGGCGCTCGAGTCGTTGGCGAACAAGGTTCTGTTCCCGTGCACGAACCCGGGTTGTCCCAAACATGCGGTGCTCACCCAGCTTGACAAGCACTATGCGCACTGCCAGTTCCGCATCATTGATTGCTTCATGGCTAGAGTTTATG GGGACTGCAAATGGAAAGGTCGTGCCGGCGACTGGATGGACCATTGTTTCATGGAACATAGTGAGAAGGTCACAGAACTCCCATTTATCACTGTGAAAAACCGATGGGACGCGAAGAGAACGGAGCCTGTGCTCAACTACTTTCTACTGAGGTGTTACGACCGAATATTCAATGTGTACCAGATTTATGATAAGAGAGGAG GAAGAATGATGTGGACAGTGCTCGTGAACGATGACCACGCtgagaaattttattttgaagtggaCATCTTCCTGCCAAACCTACCGAGCAAAAGGATTGTTTATAG ACGGCCATGCAAGTGCGAGAAAGATGCAGACTTTCTGGAGCACACTCAGAACGTGTACATTCCCGTAGAGAACGTGTTCTCTATGTTAGACGAGGATGAGTCTGTCAACTTTATTGTCAGAATTG GTGAGGTAGAAAATCTGCCGATTTTCGATACTCCTACTCCCAGTGAGAGCATCATTTTACTTCACAACGATGACCGCAAGGATGAATAA
- the LOC110370169 gene encoding uncharacterized protein LOC110370169 isoform X3 — MSIMGSKLDLSVLNTLLETDHYGGLIKELTCTKCNTYMRPPIHLCVDGHSLCGKCYEKSYQCHICKKEYSTIRSTALESLANKVLFPCTNPGCPKHAVLTQLDKHYAHCQFRIIDCFMARVYGDCKWKGRAGDWMDHCFMEHSEKVTELPFITVKNRWDAKRTEPVLNYFLLRCYDRIFNVYQIYDKRGGRMMWTVLVNDDHAEKFYFEVDIFLPNLPSKRIVYRRPCKCEKDADFLEHTQNVYIPVENVFSMLDEDESVNFIVRIGEVENLPIFDTPTPSESIILLHNDDRKDE; from the exons TTCTCAACACATTGCTCGAGACGGATCACTACGGAGGCCTGATCAAGGAGTTGACTTGTACCAAATGTAACACTTACATGAGACCACCCATCCACCTCTGCGTGGATGGGCATAGTCTGTGCGGCAAATGCTATGAGAAGAGCTACCAGTGTCATATATGCAAG AAAGAATACTCCACGATCAGATCGACGGCGCTCGAGTCGTTGGCGAACAAGGTTCTGTTCCCGTGCACGAACCCGGGTTGTCCCAAACATGCGGTGCTCACCCAGCTTGACAAGCACTATGCGCACTGCCAGTTCCGCATCATTGATTGCTTCATGGCTAGAGTTTATG GGGACTGCAAATGGAAAGGTCGTGCCGGCGACTGGATGGACCATTGTTTCATGGAACATAGTGAGAAGGTCACAGAACTCCCATTTATCACTGTGAAAAACCGATGGGACGCGAAGAGAACGGAGCCTGTGCTCAACTACTTTCTACTGAGGTGTTACGACCGAATATTCAATGTGTACCAGATTTATGATAAGAGAGGAG GAAGAATGATGTGGACAGTGCTCGTGAACGATGACCACGCtgagaaattttattttgaagtggaCATCTTCCTGCCAAACCTACCGAGCAAAAGGATTGTTTATAG ACGGCCATGCAAGTGCGAGAAAGATGCAGACTTTCTGGAGCACACTCAGAACGTGTACATTCCCGTAGAGAACGTGTTCTCTATGTTAGACGAGGATGAGTCTGTCAACTTTATTGTCAGAATTG GTGAGGTAGAAAATCTGCCGATTTTCGATACTCCTACTCCCAGTGAGAGCATCATTTTACTTCACAACGATGACCGCAAGGATGAATAA